One Legionella hackeliae DNA segment encodes these proteins:
- the lspJ gene encoding GspJ family T2SS minor pseudopilin variant LspJ: MNKKAGFTLIEILIALTVFAILATATSSMMYYAFNTRARVNQQANRLNMVQLALLIIERDISQAIPRAVYGNEMHLFPAFVGQPQYFELTRLGFENPHSQEKRSNLQRIAYLCHDNQLLRRIWPTLDSTNRDHYEDRILLDNLIACRFSYLNHNLQVLPEWRENAIQQNQKAEPLPKAIQFNLTLKDWDKMSLLFIIPEALYVEQ; this comes from the coding sequence ATGAATAAAAAAGCAGGTTTTACATTAATCGAAATTTTAATCGCCCTCACAGTGTTTGCAATTTTAGCAACGGCCACCTCATCGATGATGTATTACGCTTTCAACACACGAGCACGAGTTAATCAGCAAGCCAATCGCCTTAATATGGTGCAACTTGCCCTACTCATCATTGAGAGAGATATATCACAAGCCATTCCTCGTGCTGTCTATGGTAATGAAATGCATTTATTTCCAGCTTTTGTTGGCCAACCACAGTACTTTGAATTAACGAGACTTGGTTTTGAAAATCCTCACAGTCAAGAAAAACGCAGCAATTTGCAACGTATTGCCTATTTATGCCATGACAATCAACTATTGCGCCGTATTTGGCCAACGCTAGACTCTACCAATCGGGATCATTACGAAGATAGAATTTTATTAGATAACCTCATTGCATGTCGCTTCTCCTATTTAAATCATAATTTACAAGTTTTACCTGAGTGGCGAGAAAATGCTATTCAGCAAAATCAAAAAGCTGAACCTTTACCAAAAGCGATTCAATTCAATTTGACATTAAAAGACTGGGACAAAATGAGTTTACTTTTTATCATTCCAGAGGCTTTATATGTGGAACAATAA
- the lspI gene encoding GspI family T2SS minor pseudopilin variant LspI, with amino-acid sequence MKILPSSNNAGFTLIEVLLALAVIAIALTALLKATAQNVANTQRIQEKTISHWIAMQGVSMVQLGLLTPSTSQEITQSTTMLGQRWFWRVKANPTPIKSVQQIIITVSKNQAGPFTNPLIAFRYHNE; translated from the coding sequence ATGAAAATATTGCCGTCGTCGAATAATGCTGGTTTTACATTAATAGAAGTTCTGCTTGCTTTAGCTGTTATTGCTATCGCTTTAACTGCTCTTCTTAAGGCTACGGCACAAAATGTAGCAAACACACAACGCATCCAGGAAAAAACAATTAGTCATTGGATTGCGATGCAGGGCGTTTCTATGGTGCAATTGGGTTTATTAACCCCATCAACCAGCCAGGAAATAACCCAATCTACTACGATGCTAGGACAGCGATGGTTTTGGCGTGTTAAAGCGAACCCAACGCCAATAAAATCAGTCCAACAAATTATTATAACCGTCAGTAAAAATCAGGCAGGCCCATTTACTAACCCATTGATAGCCTTCCGGTACCATAATGAATAA